A genome region from Thalassotalea euphylliae includes the following:
- a CDS encoding TetR/AcrR family transcriptional regulator, translating to MRTSHSAIASSVKPTDEVKSMQQDSIIEAKQVRSQQTQEKLLNALNNCLKEDFFEHISIAQITEQAGVSVGTFYRRFKNKEALLPYLYQDFGTQQRAWVLSLTTVKQESLAQQVQYIIDNCCEFLSSNAGVLRTLHLNSRLYPEILPTSQLSERSQEYREIAAMLIQHSTEINHPQPSMACDMATFMMINGLIEKILYQDLTPAIASPLAMAEHCKQLGAMIVGYLTAKPE from the coding sequence ATGAGAACAAGCCATTCAGCAATTGCCAGTTCAGTAAAACCAACGGATGAAGTGAAAAGTATGCAGCAAGATTCAATTATTGAAGCCAAACAGGTACGTAGTCAGCAAACTCAAGAAAAGTTACTTAATGCACTCAATAATTGTTTGAAAGAAGACTTCTTTGAGCATATCAGTATTGCTCAAATCACCGAACAAGCAGGGGTTTCTGTTGGCACCTTTTATCGCCGTTTTAAAAATAAAGAAGCGCTATTGCCCTATTTATACCAAGATTTCGGTACCCAACAGCGGGCATGGGTGCTGTCGTTAACTACCGTTAAGCAAGAATCACTTGCCCAGCAAGTGCAATATATCATCGACAATTGTTGTGAGTTTTTAAGCAGCAATGCTGGTGTACTAAGAACCTTGCACTTAAACTCGCGTTTGTACCCCGAAATTTTACCGACTAGCCAGCTAAGCGAGCGCTCACAAGAATATCGAGAGATTGCTGCAATGTTAATTCAACATTCGACAGAAATTAACCACCCGCAGCCTAGTATGGCTTGTGATATGGCAACCTTTATGATGATAAATGGTCTGATCGAGAAAATTCTCTACCAAGACTTAACACCAGCAATTGCTTCGCCACTTGCGATGGCAGAGCACTGCAAACAACTTGGTGCAATGATCGTGGGTTACCTCACAGCTAAGCCCGAGTAG
- the msrQ gene encoding protein-methionine-sulfoxide reductase heme-binding subunit MsrQ: MIVVVKTLVHLAAALPLLWLYYGAVNDTIGADPVERVIHFTGIGALNILLISLAITPLAKRFKKPVLLKFRRLLGLWVFTYALFHLLNFLFFELQFDWRLFVDEVIDRPYITVGMFAFAILLPLAVTSWSKIKRKMGKSWQQLHNWVYIAAVAIWVHFYWSIKSDIYEPGLYAVGLIWLLTLRKDRISRWLFKRK; encoded by the coding sequence ATGATTGTTGTAGTTAAAACCCTTGTTCACCTTGCCGCCGCCTTACCTTTACTTTGGCTTTATTACGGTGCTGTTAACGATACCATTGGTGCAGATCCGGTGGAGCGTGTGATTCACTTTACCGGCATAGGAGCACTAAACATTTTGCTAATTTCGCTGGCAATCACACCGCTGGCAAAACGCTTCAAAAAACCTGTGTTGCTCAAGTTTAGACGTCTATTGGGTTTGTGGGTATTTACTTATGCGTTATTTCACCTGCTTAATTTTCTGTTCTTTGAGTTGCAGTTTGATTGGCGTCTGTTTGTCGATGAAGTGATTGACCGTCCTTATATTACTGTGGGTATGTTTGCCTTTGCGATATTACTGCCACTGGCGGTAACGTCTTGGAGTAAAATAAAACGCAAAATGGGCAAAAGTTGGCAGCAACTGCACAACTGGGTGTATATCGCCGCTGTCGCGATTTGGGTGCACTTTTACTGGTCGATAAAATCAGATATCTATGAACCGGGGTTATATGCTGTCGGACTCATTTGGCTGCTTACACTGCGTAAAGATCGCATTAGTCGCTGGTTATTTAAGCGTAAATAA
- a CDS encoding TlpA family protein disulfide reductase — protein MKFQSICLAASLFLLTISNAFAEQKASSNTPSNIVPDWQLTMQNGEPINLKMFEGKPVILHFWATWCPYCKRLQPKLVELVEKHPEVVLVGISFNEDEDAKPQDVLAERGYTFKTAVNGEEVVRKFGVSGTPTTFFIKRNGEAIFKYTSSDVKDPRLLKATQVIAEK, from the coding sequence ATGAAATTTCAATCAATCTGCTTAGCAGCCAGCCTTTTCTTACTGACAATTAGCAACGCTTTTGCAGAACAAAAAGCTTCATCAAATACACCGTCAAATATTGTGCCGGACTGGCAACTCACCATGCAAAATGGTGAGCCAATAAATTTGAAAATGTTTGAAGGTAAGCCAGTAATTTTGCATTTTTGGGCGACTTGGTGCCCATACTGTAAGCGCCTGCAACCCAAATTAGTAGAATTAGTCGAAAAACACCCAGAAGTGGTATTAGTTGGTATTAGTTTCAACGAAGATGAAGACGCTAAACCTCAAGATGTATTAGCAGAGCGCGGTTATACTTTTAAAACAGCCGTTAATGGCGAAGAAGTCGTTAGAAAGTTCGGTGTTTCAGGCACGCCAACCACTTTCTTTATCAAGCGCAACGGTGAAGCCATTTTTAAATACACCAGCTCAGACGTTAAAGACCCTCGCCTTCTAAAAGCCACACAGGTTATTGCCGAAAAGTAA
- a CDS encoding DinB family protein encodes MSIVQNFQMMALYNQRINQQLLAVCQALPKALLDKPTDSFFATITSYWNHLLFGDLILLGRLASNNLASLSSDSLASFPTPVSPKDTYFKHIEELSSVRAKLDELLIEFCQGLSEQECGKVIHYTTTEGDTVTKVASDVIQHLFNHQTHHRGQLTCVLSQFGADYGCMDLPVIVPEGSGLIDT; translated from the coding sequence TTGAGTATTGTTCAAAACTTTCAAATGATGGCACTCTATAATCAGCGCATTAACCAACAACTGCTGGCTGTATGTCAAGCTTTGCCAAAAGCGCTACTAGACAAGCCAACTGATTCGTTCTTCGCAACCATCACCAGCTACTGGAATCATCTACTATTTGGTGACCTAATTTTACTTGGTCGACTGGCAAGCAACAATTTAGCAAGCTTATCTAGCGATTCATTGGCAAGTTTTCCAACGCCAGTATCGCCAAAAGATACTTACTTTAAGCATATAGAAGAGTTAAGTAGTGTTAGGGCTAAGCTTGATGAGCTATTAATTGAATTTTGCCAAGGGCTTAGTGAACAAGAGTGCGGTAAGGTAATACACTACACCACCACAGAAGGTGACACTGTGACCAAAGTCGCTAGCGACGTTATTCAGCATTTATTTAACCATCAAACCCACCATCGAGGTCAACTCACTTGTGTGTTGAGTCAATTTGGTGCTGATTATGGTTGTATGGATTTGCCCGTGATTGTGCCAGAAGGCAGCGGGCTGATAGACACCTAA
- a CDS encoding SDR family NAD(P)-dependent oxidoreductase, which translates to MTKTCVITGGSSGIGLSIVKSFINDGYQVFNLDIQPSEYGHFIRCDMTDVSAVKNVVEKIGNEHSIDVLVSNAGVHFSANIEDTSEADFERVFNINVKGAFAATQACLPFMRAQQNGSIIYIASDQALIGKRNSFAYNLSKSALASMARTTALDYAAHNIRANAVCPGTIETPLYHNAINRYVESSGADIEQVHQEEAALQPLGRLGQPEEVAELTLFLASDKAKFITGSLQVIDGGYTAQ; encoded by the coding sequence GTGACAAAAACTTGTGTAATTACTGGTGGTAGCTCAGGCATTGGCCTAAGCATCGTTAAATCTTTTATTAATGATGGCTATCAAGTCTTTAACCTAGACATTCAACCTAGTGAGTATGGTCATTTTATTCGCTGTGATATGACCGATGTTTCTGCGGTCAAAAATGTGGTTGAAAAAATCGGTAACGAACACAGTATTGACGTTTTAGTTTCAAACGCAGGCGTTCACTTTTCTGCGAATATAGAAGACACCAGTGAAGCCGACTTTGAGCGCGTGTTTAACATCAATGTAAAAGGTGCCTTTGCGGCAACACAAGCTTGCTTGCCTTTTATGCGAGCGCAACAAAACGGTTCAATTATCTACATAGCCAGTGATCAAGCCTTAATTGGCAAGCGAAATTCATTCGCATACAACTTGTCTAAGTCAGCCCTTGCTTCAATGGCGCGTACCACAGCACTTGATTATGCCGCACATAACATACGCGCTAACGCGGTATGCCCAGGTACAATTGAAACTCCGCTTTATCACAATGCGATTAATCGTTATGTTGAAAGCTCAGGAGCAGACATTGAACAAGTCCATCAAGAAGAAGCGGCATTGCAACCACTTGGTAGGCTGGGTCAACCAGAAGAAGTCGCCGAGTTAACGTTATTCCTAGCGTCAGATAAGGCTAAATTTATTACTGGCAGCTTGCAGGTGATTGATGGCGGTTACACCGCTCAATAA
- a CDS encoding acyl-CoA dehydrogenase C-terminal domain-containing protein: MPEYKAPLRDMQFVMQELLDCETHYQNLGYEDATPDMVNAIMAEAGKFTEEVIAPINQSGDEQGCKWEDGIVTTPDGFKEAYQQYVEGGWPTLSQPVEHGGQGLPHSINTAIGEFLSAANHSFAMYPGLSHGALATLEAHGTEEQKNMFMPKLVEGTWTGTMCLTEPHCGTDLGMLRTKAELNDDGSYSLTGTKIFISAGEHDLSDNIVHIVIARIPGSPAGTKGISLFVVPKFNATADGEKADRNGVNCGSIEHKMGIHANSTCVINFDGAKGYLIGEVNRGLNCMFTFMNAARLGVANEGVAAADAAFQGSLAYAQDRLQMRSLTGPKNPNGAADPIIVHPDVRRMLLTQKSIAEGGRALNGYLAQLVDIVEVEKDAAKRAEAESKLALLTPIAKAFLTELGLECTSHGVQVFGGHGFIKEWGMEQLMRDTKISCLYEGTTGIQALDLLARKILGSKGELIKPFAAEVTQFCTENVTDEQMSEFIKPMITIAPNWQKMTQEIGMKAMQNPDEIGAASVDYLMYSGYLTLAYFWAKMAKVAFTQLAEGTEDKAFYEAKIKTARFYFARILPRAHGHAACIENGADSMMAHDLEEFVF; this comes from the coding sequence ATGCCAGAATATAAAGCTCCACTGCGTGACATGCAGTTCGTGATGCAAGAATTGTTAGACTGTGAAACACACTACCAAAACCTAGGCTATGAAGACGCAACACCTGACATGGTAAACGCAATTATGGCCGAAGCGGGTAAGTTCACTGAAGAAGTGATTGCGCCAATTAACCAATCCGGTGACGAGCAAGGCTGTAAGTGGGAAGACGGTATTGTCACTACACCTGATGGCTTTAAAGAAGCATACCAACAATACGTAGAAGGCGGCTGGCCAACATTATCTCAACCTGTTGAGCACGGTGGTCAAGGGTTACCGCACTCAATTAATACTGCAATTGGTGAGTTCTTATCAGCTGCAAACCACAGTTTCGCAATGTACCCAGGCCTAAGCCATGGTGCACTAGCAACGTTAGAAGCGCATGGTACTGAAGAGCAAAAAAACATGTTCATGCCGAAGCTAGTTGAAGGTACTTGGACTGGTACTATGTGTTTAACAGAACCACACTGTGGTACTGATTTAGGTATGTTACGTACCAAAGCTGAGTTAAATGACGACGGTTCATACTCACTAACGGGTACTAAAATCTTCATCTCAGCAGGTGAGCACGATTTATCAGACAACATTGTTCACATTGTAATTGCTCGTATTCCTGGTTCACCAGCAGGCACTAAAGGTATTTCTCTGTTTGTTGTACCTAAGTTCAATGCAACTGCCGACGGTGAAAAAGCAGACCGTAATGGTGTTAACTGTGGCTCAATTGAGCACAAAATGGGTATTCACGCAAATTCGACTTGTGTTATCAACTTCGATGGCGCGAAAGGTTACTTAATTGGTGAAGTTAACCGTGGTCTAAACTGCATGTTTACCTTTATGAATGCGGCACGTTTAGGTGTTGCCAATGAAGGTGTTGCAGCGGCTGACGCAGCTTTCCAAGGTTCACTAGCTTACGCACAAGACCGTTTACAAATGCGTTCATTAACAGGGCCTAAGAACCCAAACGGCGCAGCTGACCCAATTATCGTACACCCAGACGTGCGTCGTATGCTACTTACGCAAAAGTCGATTGCTGAAGGTGGTCGTGCATTAAACGGTTACTTAGCACAGCTAGTTGATATTGTTGAAGTAGAAAAAGACGCTGCGAAACGTGCTGAAGCTGAAAGCAAGTTAGCGCTATTAACGCCAATCGCTAAAGCTTTTCTTACTGAATTAGGTCTTGAGTGTACTAGTCACGGTGTACAAGTATTCGGTGGCCATGGCTTCATTAAAGAATGGGGCATGGAGCAGTTGATGCGTGATACTAAGATCAGCTGTTTATACGAAGGTACTACAGGTATTCAAGCACTTGATTTACTTGCGCGTAAAATCTTAGGTTCGAAAGGTGAACTAATTAAGCCGTTCGCAGCAGAAGTTACACAGTTCTGTACTGAAAATGTAACTGATGAGCAAATGAGCGAGTTCATTAAGCCAATGATTACCATTGCGCCTAACTGGCAGAAAATGACGCAAGAAATTGGCATGAAAGCGATGCAGAACCCAGATGAAATTGGCGCAGCATCGGTTGACTACCTAATGTACTCAGGTTACTTAACACTTGCTTATTTCTGGGCGAAAATGGCGAAGGTTGCTTTCACTCAGTTGGCTGAAGGTACAGAAGACAAAGCCTTCTACGAAGCGAAAATCAAAACAGCTCGCTTCTACTTTGCACGTATCTTACCTCGTGCACACGGTCATGCCGCATGTATCGAAAACGGTGCAGACAGCATGATGGCACATGACCTAGAAGAGTTCGTATTTTAA
- a CDS encoding amidohydrolase, whose protein sequence is MKKLMPSLVMVAVSVALTGCIQSEQQDAKVTINKNPYPSTYQTLPQQTTLIKNATVLIGNGERLDNADVLFVDGKVSQVGQNLAADGATVIDGQGKWVTPGVIDVHSHYGVYPSPSVESHADGNEMTAPNTSEVWAEHSVWPQDPGFNAARAGGVTTLQILPGSANLFGGRGVTLKNVPSHTMQGMKFPDAPYGLKMACGENPKRVYGGRKEAPGTRMGNMAGYRMAWAEAAEYKRAWEKYDADYAAGKNPAAPVRDIELDTLKGVLDGEILIHNHCYKAEEMAMMVDLGKEFNYHSGTFHHAVEAYKIADMLGENGNCAAMWPDWWGFKMEAYDMVEENVAIVDAMKNSCAVVHSDSGTTIQRLNQEAAKVMYRANENGFALTEADAIRWITSNAAKSLGIEDKTGSLEQGKNADVVIWNTNPFSVYALAEQVFVDGAKVYDRFDENYQAQSDFMLGQE, encoded by the coding sequence ATGAAAAAATTGATGCCATCATTGGTGATGGTAGCGGTTTCTGTTGCGCTAACCGGCTGTATACAGTCTGAGCAACAAGACGCGAAAGTCACCATCAATAAAAACCCGTACCCAAGTACTTATCAAACCTTACCTCAGCAAACAACGTTGATTAAAAATGCTACTGTGCTAATTGGTAACGGTGAGCGCCTTGACAATGCTGATGTGTTGTTTGTTGACGGTAAAGTGAGTCAAGTAGGGCAAAACTTAGCAGCTGATGGCGCAACGGTAATTGATGGCCAAGGTAAGTGGGTTACGCCAGGCGTGATTGACGTGCATTCTCACTACGGTGTTTACCCTAGCCCTTCGGTTGAATCACATGCTGATGGCAACGAAATGACTGCGCCAAATACTTCAGAAGTTTGGGCTGAGCACAGTGTTTGGCCACAAGATCCGGGCTTTAATGCCGCACGCGCAGGCGGTGTTACTACGCTACAAATTTTACCGGGCTCAGCTAACTTATTCGGCGGCCGCGGTGTTACCTTGAAGAACGTGCCAAGTCACACGATGCAAGGAATGAAGTTCCCTGATGCACCCTATGGTCTGAAAATGGCCTGTGGCGAAAACCCAAAACGCGTTTATGGTGGTCGCAAAGAAGCACCGGGTACGCGTATGGGTAATATGGCTGGCTACCGTATGGCATGGGCCGAGGCGGCAGAATACAAGCGTGCTTGGGAAAAATATGACGCTGACTATGCAGCTGGTAAAAACCCAGCAGCACCAGTTCGTGATATTGAGCTAGACACGCTTAAAGGTGTGCTTGATGGCGAGATCTTAATTCACAATCATTGTTACAAAGCCGAAGAAATGGCCATGATGGTCGACTTAGGTAAAGAATTTAACTACCACTCTGGTACTTTCCACCATGCCGTTGAAGCATACAAAATCGCTGATATGTTAGGTGAAAATGGCAACTGTGCAGCGATGTGGCCAGATTGGTGGGGCTTTAAAATGGAAGCCTACGACATGGTCGAAGAGAACGTTGCTATTGTCGATGCGATGAAAAACTCGTGTGCGGTAGTTCACTCAGATTCAGGCACAACTATTCAGCGTCTAAACCAAGAAGCGGCAAAAGTGATGTACCGTGCCAATGAAAATGGTTTTGCATTAACAGAAGCTGATGCTATTCGTTGGATCACCAGTAATGCGGCGAAGTCATTGGGTATTGAAGATAAAACAGGCAGCCTTGAGCAAGGCAAAAACGCTGATGTCGTGATTTGGAATACTAACCCGTTTAGCGTGTATGCATTAGCAGAGCAAGTATTTGTTGATGGTGCAAAAGTTTACGACCGTTTTGATGAGAACTATCAAGCGCAAAGTGACTTTATGTTAGGTCAGGAATAA
- a CDS encoding DUF3010 family protein, whose protein sequence is MKVCGVELKGNDAIVCVMSLENGLYDLPQLRVAKVSIDDAGDAEQVQKFQFAFKKLMEDYQIEHVVIKGRALKGKFAGGPVGFKLEAAIQLIDSVKVDIVSGSFVKNTLAKSQVGIDFRDTGLKKFQQTAFETVFAFLEAR, encoded by the coding sequence ATGAAAGTATGTGGCGTAGAGCTTAAAGGTAACGATGCAATTGTATGTGTAATGTCGTTGGAAAACGGCTTGTATGATTTACCGCAACTAAGGGTTGCTAAAGTTTCGATTGACGATGCTGGCGATGCTGAGCAAGTACAAAAGTTTCAGTTTGCATTTAAGAAGCTGATGGAAGACTACCAAATTGAGCACGTGGTAATTAAGGGCAGAGCGCTAAAAGGTAAGTTTGCTGGTGGCCCTGTTGGCTTTAAGCTTGAAGCAGCAATTCAACTGATTGATAGCGTAAAAGTAGATATTGTCTCAGGCAGTTTTGTGAAGAACACACTAGCAAAAAGCCAAGTAGGTATCGACTTTCGCGATACAGGTTTGAAAAAGTTTCAGCAAACAGCGTTTGAAACCGTGTTTGCGTTTTTAGAAGCACGATAG
- a CDS encoding amidohydrolase family protein, translated as MRLIDPHLHLFDLAKGDYHWLKNENPPYWPDKATIARDFSCHDLLLEAPLSLAGFVHIEAGFDNQAPWREIAWLEETIKPSCQLAFKTVATIDLSADITTFQQSLVKLSGFSSVVGVRHILDDDAVSVLSQADILEKFKAIAAYDLHFELQLSLADLPAVSLLVDILGNLPELRVIINHAGWPSTNLADDHNWQQSIQMLAGFNTVAIKCSGWEMTNRHYGSYWQQQVVDYTVGCFGEHRVMLASNFPLTLFSTYYQALWHNYQTSIVDPSLASKLMFENAYLWYGFAR; from the coding sequence ATGCGACTCATTGACCCTCACCTACACCTATTTGACCTTGCAAAAGGTGATTATCACTGGCTTAAAAATGAAAATCCGCCATATTGGCCAGATAAAGCGACAATAGCTCGTGATTTTAGTTGTCATGACTTACTGCTAGAAGCCCCGCTATCGTTAGCAGGCTTTGTTCATATTGAAGCTGGGTTTGATAATCAAGCACCTTGGCGAGAAATTGCTTGGCTAGAAGAAACTATCAAGCCGTCTTGCCAGTTGGCATTTAAAACTGTTGCCACTATTGATTTGAGCGCTGATATTACAACATTCCAACAATCGCTAGTTAAACTATCAGGCTTTTCCTCTGTCGTTGGCGTTCGCCATATTCTCGATGATGATGCTGTCTCTGTGCTATCGCAAGCAGACATTCTTGAAAAGTTTAAGGCGATTGCCGCATACGATCTCCACTTTGAGCTGCAACTGTCTTTAGCGGATTTACCTGCTGTAAGCTTACTAGTCGATATTCTCGGTAACCTTCCAGAGCTAAGAGTTATCATTAATCATGCTGGCTGGCCAAGCACAAACCTAGCAGATGACCACAACTGGCAACAAAGCATACAAATGCTCGCAGGCTTTAACACAGTTGCAATTAAGTGCTCTGGTTGGGAGATGACTAACCGTCACTATGGCTCATACTGGCAACAGCAAGTTGTTGATTACACAGTCGGTTGTTTTGGTGAGCATCGAGTAATGCTCGCCAGTAATTTCCCGTTAACCCTATTTTCGACCTATTACCAAGCGTTATGGCATAATTATCAAACATCAATTGTTGATCCTTCACTAGCATCAAAACTCATGTTTGAAAATGCTTATCTTTGGTATGGATTCGCTCGCTAA
- a CDS encoding amidohydrolase family protein has protein sequence MTLRNKRFKSSLIALALAAASSAHAASVAITNAKVHTVTDAGVLENATVVIDNGVITAINPESVAADQVIDANGKVLTPGFISSMNQIGLVEVSAVAHSRDADAKKADITFDPSVAFNPKSSLISFTRKAGITANVTAPNGGDSMFKGQTFAAKLNGEFDSVFSAKNGVLVALGSESKGSRATNLLALTHKLEDAKKALDKAAKMAAKNGKGDKDKKEPKRSEQEINALLKGEKPLLVYVDRATDILAVLELKQRFNLDLVLLGAADAPLVAKQIADAEVPVVMGALRNLPGSFDSLHVNLANAGKLDKAGVNVVLTVDGDSHNAHQLRFDAGNAVANGMDYQEALAAVTANVADAFNLDTGRIAVGKPADIVLWSADPFELSTTVEQMWIDGEQQVLESRQDKLRERYTTSSEMPRAYTK, from the coding sequence ATGACATTACGAAATAAACGTTTTAAATCATCATTAATTGCCTTAGCACTAGCCGCGGCATCTTCAGCTCATGCTGCGAGCGTGGCGATTACCAATGCAAAAGTGCACACGGTTACTGATGCTGGCGTGCTTGAAAATGCCACTGTTGTAATTGATAACGGCGTGATCACCGCAATTAACCCTGAATCTGTTGCGGCTGATCAAGTCATTGATGCCAACGGTAAAGTGCTAACGCCAGGCTTTATTAGTTCAATGAATCAAATTGGCTTAGTGGAAGTTAGTGCGGTTGCTCACAGCCGAGATGCTGATGCGAAGAAAGCGGATATTACTTTTGATCCAAGTGTTGCTTTTAACCCTAAATCAAGCCTGATCTCTTTCACCCGTAAAGCAGGTATTACTGCCAATGTCACGGCGCCAAATGGTGGTGACAGCATGTTTAAAGGCCAAACCTTTGCTGCCAAACTAAACGGCGAATTCGACAGTGTTTTTAGTGCAAAAAATGGTGTGCTGGTAGCGCTTGGTAGCGAATCTAAAGGTTCACGTGCGACTAATTTACTGGCGTTAACGCACAAGCTTGAAGATGCGAAAAAAGCGCTAGATAAAGCGGCGAAAATGGCTGCCAAAAATGGCAAGGGCGATAAAGACAAGAAAGAGCCCAAGCGCAGTGAGCAGGAAATCAATGCGTTGTTAAAAGGCGAAAAGCCGCTACTTGTTTATGTTGATCGCGCCACCGACATTTTAGCTGTGCTTGAGCTTAAGCAGCGCTTCAACCTTGATTTGGTATTGCTTGGTGCGGCTGATGCGCCATTAGTGGCTAAGCAAATTGCTGATGCTGAAGTGCCTGTCGTGATGGGCGCACTGCGCAACCTACCGGGTAGCTTTGACTCATTGCACGTTAATTTAGCGAATGCGGGCAAATTAGATAAAGCGGGTGTTAACGTGGTATTGACTGTCGATGGTGACTCGCACAATGCCCACCAGCTGCGCTTTGATGCCGGTAATGCCGTTGCCAATGGTATGGACTATCAAGAAGCTCTAGCCGCGGTGACAGCAAACGTTGCGGATGCGTTTAACTTAGATACTGGCCGCATTGCGGTTGGCAAACCTGCAGATATCGTGCTGTGGAGTGCTGACCCGTTTGAGCTAAGCACAACGGTTGAGCAAATGTGGATTGATGGCGAGCAGCAGGTGCTTGAAAGTCGTCAAGATAAACTACGCGAGCGCTATACAACATCTAGCGAAATGCCGCGTGCCTATACCAAGTAA
- a CDS encoding tetratricopeptide repeat protein codes for MRSLAVLIFVFMVVGCSNHHGGQAKQVNQKNAAQTLPIAYHLFNPQTVDITSEQALFSLSAAQQQQFLDYYNKALAKGDDKHKIISDYLLSKLSNFTYYGETHTASQAMASLEGNCMSLAILTTALARLADVDLAFREVLTLPVFEKQNNLVLSSIHVQTKLFAAPSEGRLSSIFANAGVVIDYFPDSSNIKSRYLKYHQFVAMYYKNIATDALVASDLETAFANALTAYQYDPASVEVMNLLAVVHRRKGDEYTAEQIYKYAMNRAPNNLSLLSNYATLLSIQQRTKEANSLHEKMAKLEDPNPYSWLDQAYLAQQQGNYQQAIAFFNRTIELAPYVNQAYVGLYQVYMAKGHEARAKNAIAKALDWTYKQSERRKLKYKLYGRNKASGINQ; via the coding sequence ATGCGTAGTTTAGCGGTTTTGATATTCGTTTTTATGGTTGTTGGCTGTAGTAATCACCATGGCGGGCAGGCTAAGCAAGTTAATCAAAAAAACGCAGCGCAAACACTACCGATCGCTTATCATCTATTTAACCCTCAAACCGTCGATATTACCTCAGAACAAGCGCTTTTCAGTCTTAGTGCCGCTCAACAACAGCAGTTTCTAGATTATTATAACAAGGCACTAGCTAAGGGAGACGACAAGCATAAAATCATCAGTGACTACTTGCTCAGTAAACTGTCAAATTTTACTTATTACGGCGAAACGCATACCGCCTCTCAAGCAATGGCTAGCTTGGAAGGCAATTGTATGAGCTTAGCTATTTTGACTACTGCCTTGGCGCGTTTAGCGGATGTTGATTTAGCTTTTAGGGAAGTGCTCACCCTACCTGTGTTTGAAAAGCAGAATAACTTGGTGTTGTCATCAATCCATGTGCAAACCAAGTTATTTGCAGCACCCAGCGAAGGGCGGCTTAGTTCTATTTTCGCCAATGCAGGCGTTGTGATTGATTACTTTCCAGACTCAAGCAACATAAAGAGTCGTTACCTTAAGTACCATCAGTTTGTTGCTATGTACTACAAAAATATTGCAACTGATGCATTAGTCGCAAGTGATCTGGAAACAGCCTTTGCTAATGCGCTTACAGCCTACCAGTATGACCCTGCTAGCGTTGAAGTAATGAACTTGTTAGCCGTGGTTCATCGTCGAAAAGGGGATGAATACACGGCAGAGCAAATATACAAATATGCCATGAATCGCGCACCCAATAATCTTTCGTTGTTAAGTAACTATGCAACCTTATTGTCTATACAACAGCGCACTAAAGAGGCTAATAGTTTGCATGAAAAAATGGCGAAACTTGAAGATCCCAACCCTTACAGCTGGCTCGATCAGGCTTATTTAGCACAACAGCAAGGTAACTATCAGCAAGCCATCGCATTTTTTAATCGTACGATTGAATTAGCGCCATACGTTAACCAAGCTTATGTTGGCTTATATCAGGTTTATATGGCTAAAGGTCATGAAGCAAGAGCTAAAAATGCAATTGCTAAAGCTCTTGACTGGACCTATAAACAGTCAGAGCGACGTAAACTGAAATATAAGCTGTACGGGCGAAATAAGGCGTCAGGTATCAACCAATAG